A stretch of Paraburkholderia phenazinium DNA encodes these proteins:
- a CDS encoding Lrp/AsnC family transcriptional regulator has protein sequence MTTTPKRLDRIDIGILSQLQQNARITNSELARAVNLSPTPCFNRVRALEKLGLFKQQVTLLNPEPLGLRINVFIQVSLEKQVEEALQRFEQAIAERPEVMECYLMTGDADYLLRVVMPDMQTLERFILEHLTKIPGVSNIRSSFALKQVRYKTALPLPSSGLTLIDPDDVSTDWR, from the coding sequence ATGACAACCACGCCGAAACGGCTGGACCGCATCGATATCGGCATCCTCAGCCAGTTGCAGCAGAATGCGCGCATCACCAATTCCGAGCTGGCGCGCGCGGTCAACCTCTCGCCCACGCCGTGCTTTAACCGGGTGCGCGCGCTCGAGAAACTGGGGTTGTTCAAGCAACAGGTCACGTTGCTGAATCCGGAGCCGCTCGGGCTGCGCATCAACGTGTTCATTCAGGTGAGTCTGGAGAAACAGGTGGAAGAAGCGCTGCAGCGCTTCGAACAGGCCATCGCCGAGCGCCCGGAAGTGATGGAGTGCTATCTGATGACGGGCGACGCGGACTACCTGCTGCGCGTCGTGATGCCGGACATGCAGACGCTCGAGCGCTTCATCCTCGAACATCTGACGAAAATACCGGGCGTCTCGAACATCCGTTCCAGCTTTGCACTCAAGCAGGTGCGGTATAAGACGGCCCTGCCGTTGCCGTCGTCGGGACTGACGCTGATCGACCCGGACGATGTTTCAACGGACTGGAGGTGA
- a CDS encoding LysR family transcriptional regulator, whose translation MASASDVNLNRLVVLVAVIEAGSLTAAAERLGIAKTMVSTHMQRLEAEVGASLLVRTTRRISVTEAGRAFYEASRQILSIADEALQAAGDDGGALRGTLRVATPVDYGAIVVAPVLVALRQQHPELHIEMVSNDRLVNLLAEGIDVAIRVGKLADSSHRAVKVDSFERWLVASPAFVEAWGTPATAAALARLPFVGNAVLPKPLTVSLENSRGKKQTVRFTAGFLADTAPACLAATLAGGGVGALTNFSVGEDVAAGRLVRLLPDWSTPPAGIHALFPPARYTPPKVRAFVYALRAHIGSEAA comes from the coding sequence ATGGCTAGCGCGAGCGATGTGAATCTCAACCGGCTGGTGGTTCTGGTCGCGGTGATCGAAGCAGGCTCGTTGACGGCTGCCGCCGAGCGGCTGGGCATCGCCAAGACCATGGTCAGCACCCATATGCAGCGGCTCGAAGCGGAAGTGGGGGCGAGCCTGCTAGTGCGCACCACGCGGCGGATCAGCGTCACCGAGGCCGGCAGGGCGTTCTACGAAGCGAGCCGGCAAATCCTCAGCATTGCCGACGAGGCGCTGCAGGCGGCGGGGGATGACGGCGGCGCGCTGCGCGGCACATTGCGGGTGGCCACGCCGGTCGACTACGGTGCGATCGTGGTGGCACCCGTGCTCGTCGCGCTGCGGCAGCAGCATCCCGAGTTGCACATTGAAATGGTATCCAACGACCGGCTGGTGAATCTGCTGGCGGAAGGTATCGACGTGGCGATCCGCGTGGGAAAGCTGGCTGATTCGAGCCACCGCGCAGTGAAGGTCGACAGCTTCGAGCGCTGGCTGGTGGCGAGCCCTGCGTTTGTCGAGGCGTGGGGCACACCGGCCACAGCCGCGGCGCTGGCCCGGTTGCCGTTCGTAGGGAACGCAGTGTTGCCGAAGCCGTTGACGGTCTCGCTCGAGAATTCACGTGGCAAGAAGCAGACGGTCCGATTCACCGCGGGCTTTCTTGCGGACACCGCGCCGGCGTGCCTGGCAGCGACGCTAGCGGGTGGTGGAGTCGGAGCACTGACGAATTTCTCGGTGGGCGAGGATGTCGCGGCAGGACGCCTCGTTCGTCTGCTGCCGGACTGGTCGACGCCCCCCGCCGGCATCCACGCGCTGTTTCCGCCGGCGCGCTATACGCCGCCCAAGGTGCGCGCCTTTGTCTATGCACTTCGCGCCCATATTGGATCAGAAGCGGCGTGA
- a CDS encoding glutathione S-transferase family protein, whose amino-acid sequence MSSTKPAQPIRLHTTLLSGHGHRVKLFLTMLDLPFTVVELNMAAGDNRTPAHLALNPFGEVPVIEDGDVVLSDSNAILVYLARKYGDPSWLPQDPLGAAAVQRWLSLAAGKIAYGPCAARLVTLFGAPHHLETAQKIAAGLFRVLDAELSDKRFAAGETPTIADIAAHSYIAHAPEGGVSLEPYPHIRAWLKRVEALPRFLPMPASKAGLLAEAS is encoded by the coding sequence ATGTCCTCCACCAAGCCCGCTCAACCCATCAGGCTGCATACGACGCTGCTGTCCGGCCATGGCCACCGCGTCAAACTGTTCCTGACGATGCTCGATCTGCCGTTCACGGTGGTCGAACTCAATATGGCAGCCGGCGACAACCGCACGCCCGCTCATCTCGCGCTCAATCCGTTCGGCGAGGTGCCGGTGATCGAAGACGGCGACGTGGTTCTGAGCGACTCGAATGCGATCCTGGTTTACCTCGCGCGCAAATACGGCGATCCGTCCTGGCTGCCCCAGGATCCGCTTGGTGCCGCTGCTGTGCAGCGCTGGCTTTCGCTGGCTGCGGGCAAGATTGCCTACGGCCCGTGTGCCGCACGCCTGGTGACGTTGTTCGGCGCACCGCATCATCTGGAGACGGCGCAGAAGATCGCCGCCGGTCTGTTCAGGGTGCTCGACGCCGAGTTAAGCGACAAACGGTTCGCAGCCGGCGAAACGCCGACGATTGCCGATATCGCGGCGCATTCGTACATCGCGCACGCGCCTGAAGGCGGCGTGTCGCTCGAGCCGTACCCGCATATCCGTGCGTGGCTGAAACGAGTCGAAGCGTTGCCGCGCTTTTTGCCAATGCCTGCGAGCAAAGCCGGTTTGCTCGCCGAAGCCTCATAG
- a CDS encoding 2Fe-2S iron-sulfur cluster-binding protein codes for MTTPAPAPASAPVRVPAPGWRAAESPFHVGELAAQERVGVRERMNVDARRGIRDYMPEQHRTFFAEQPFMVLSGLDASGQPWATLRVGEPGFVSTPDERTVRIAARALPGDPLATSWQVGSLIGGLGIQPATRRRNRVNGVISALDHDTLTFSVSQSFGNCAKYIQSRAPSFISSAQDEPVTPEVSAELSDADRALLSRADTFFIATANASSDAGLARGADVSHRGGKPGFIRVDDAHTLTVPDFSGNLFFNTIGNLLEDPRAGLLAIDFESGDLLYLAVDAEIIWEGAEVASYEAAERLMRFHVREVRRTPRVLPFRWSAVQYAPQLAKTGSWKTQPEAVAPAAGAWRQMKVVEVREETPTARSFYLQPVDGAPLPRFEPGQFLPIRLNVAGHASPLIRTYTLSDAADGRYYRITVKREGVVSTWLHEHITEGAIIEAKAPSGAFTLVRANTRPVVLLSAGIGITPMIAMLNSLLASQPGDARPEHIYFVHGARDANDHPFSEQLMAVAAAHPHVSVHLRDSRPNEVTREDGVRSVGRVDIEFLKRVLPFGDYDFYLCGPGAFMQDLYSGLRALNIADDRIRFEAFGPASVKRTQSAAVVPVAEAATTALAAGQRASAPDPTKVSKVVFMRTGRDAMWSKEAGTLLDFAEANDVPAQSNCRSGVCGTCSTRVLSGEVSYPSPIEGDVAPGHALICSAIPARTGTGEESTVVLDL; via the coding sequence ATGACTACCCCTGCTCCCGCCCCTGCCTCTGCACCAGTTCGTGTTCCCGCGCCCGGCTGGCGCGCCGCGGAATCGCCGTTTCATGTAGGCGAACTCGCAGCGCAGGAGCGGGTCGGCGTGCGGGAACGCATGAACGTCGACGCACGCCGCGGCATCCGCGACTACATGCCCGAGCAGCACCGCACGTTCTTTGCGGAACAGCCGTTCATGGTGTTGAGTGGACTCGATGCGAGCGGCCAGCCGTGGGCCACGCTCCGCGTGGGCGAACCGGGTTTTGTTTCGACTCCTGATGAACGGACCGTGCGCATCGCCGCACGTGCTCTGCCAGGCGATCCGTTGGCAACATCGTGGCAGGTCGGTTCGCTGATCGGCGGCCTTGGCATTCAGCCGGCTACGCGTCGGCGCAATCGCGTCAACGGTGTGATCAGCGCGCTCGATCACGACACGCTGACTTTCAGCGTGAGCCAGAGCTTCGGCAATTGCGCCAAATATATTCAGAGCCGCGCGCCGAGTTTTATCTCGTCTGCGCAGGACGAACCTGTCACGCCGGAGGTGTCTGCCGAACTCAGTGACGCGGACCGCGCGCTGTTGTCCCGTGCGGATACGTTTTTTATCGCCACCGCCAACGCTTCCAGCGACGCCGGTCTGGCTCGTGGCGCCGATGTCTCGCATCGCGGCGGCAAGCCCGGCTTTATCCGCGTCGACGACGCGCACACGCTGACCGTGCCGGATTTCAGTGGCAACCTGTTCTTCAATACGATTGGCAACCTGCTTGAGGATCCGCGCGCGGGTTTGCTCGCGATCGACTTCGAAAGCGGCGATCTGCTGTACCTCGCCGTGGATGCCGAGATCATCTGGGAAGGTGCGGAAGTGGCGTCGTACGAGGCGGCCGAGCGCCTCATGCGCTTTCATGTCCGCGAGGTGCGGCGCACGCCGCGCGTGTTGCCGTTTCGTTGGTCTGCGGTGCAATACGCGCCTCAGCTTGCGAAGACGGGTAGCTGGAAAACGCAGCCCGAAGCGGTTGCTCCGGCTGCAGGCGCGTGGCGTCAGATGAAGGTGGTCGAGGTGCGCGAAGAGACGCCGACCGCGCGTTCGTTCTATCTGCAACCGGTGGACGGCGCTCCATTGCCGCGCTTCGAGCCCGGTCAGTTCCTGCCCATTCGTTTGAACGTGGCGGGACATGCTTCACCGCTGATCCGGACATACACGCTCTCCGACGCCGCCGACGGCCGCTACTATCGGATCACAGTGAAGCGCGAAGGTGTCGTATCGACGTGGCTGCATGAGCACATCACCGAAGGCGCAATCATCGAGGCCAAGGCCCCGTCAGGCGCGTTTACGCTGGTGCGGGCCAACACGCGTCCGGTTGTGCTGCTCTCGGCAGGTATTGGCATTACCCCGATGATCGCGATGCTTAACAGCCTGCTCGCCAGCCAACCTGGGGACGCGCGGCCCGAACACATCTACTTCGTTCACGGCGCGCGCGACGCCAACGACCATCCGTTCTCCGAACAGTTGATGGCCGTGGCCGCGGCGCATCCACACGTTTCGGTGCATCTGCGCGACAGCCGGCCCAACGAGGTTACCCGGGAAGATGGAGTGCGCTCCGTGGGACGCGTGGATATCGAGTTTCTCAAACGCGTGCTGCCGTTCGGCGATTACGATTTTTACCTGTGCGGCCCTGGCGCGTTTATGCAAGACCTGTATAGCGGTCTGCGTGCCCTGAATATCGCGGACGACAGGATTCGTTTCGAGGCTTTCGGGCCCGCGAGCGTCAAGCGGACTCAAAGCGCTGCGGTTGTTCCGGTTGCAGAGGCTGCTACGACTGCTCTGGCCGCAGGGCAGCGCGCGTCGGCTCCGGACCCCACGAAGGTGTCGAAAGTCGTATTCATGCGGACGGGGCGCGATGCGATGTGGTCGAAGGAAGCGGGAACGCTACTCGACTTCGCCGAAGCGAATGACGTGCCGGCGCAATCCAACTGCAGATCCGGCGTATGCGGGACATGCTCGACACGCGTGCTGTCCGGCGAGGTCAGTTACCCCTCCCCGATAGAAGGGGACGTTGCGCCGGGGCATGCGCTGATCTGCTCGGCGATTCCCGCGAGAACGGGAACCGGAGAAGAGTCCACCGTGGTGCTGGACCTGTAA
- a CDS encoding sugar ABC transporter substrate-binding protein codes for MNQKTCRQPVARRLATLCVAASAVWCASATLAVADQPIVGLITKTDTNPFFVKMRQGAEAAAQKDGAKLLTAAGKFDGDNASQVTAIENMITAGAKAILITPSDTKAIVPSIKKARDAGLMVIALDTPTEPQDATDALFATDNFKAGVLIGQYAKSAMGGKPAKIATLDLAPGVSVGVLRHNGFLQGFGIKEGDPSIVCSQDTRGDQSKGQTAMENCLQKSPDINVVYTINEPAAAGAYRALKAAGKDKDVMIVSIDGGCEGVRNVKAGAIAATSQQYPLKMASLGVDAGAEYAKTGKKVSGYHDTGVTLITDKAMSGVDSKDTKFGLANCWGQ; via the coding sequence ATGAATCAGAAAACCTGCAGGCAACCCGTCGCCCGGCGTCTCGCCACCCTGTGCGTCGCCGCATCTGCCGTATGGTGCGCAAGCGCCACGCTGGCGGTCGCTGATCAGCCCATCGTCGGCCTGATCACCAAAACCGACACCAACCCGTTCTTCGTGAAGATGCGCCAGGGTGCAGAGGCCGCTGCGCAGAAGGATGGCGCCAAGCTGCTGACCGCGGCGGGCAAGTTCGACGGCGATAACGCCAGTCAGGTCACCGCGATCGAAAACATGATCACCGCGGGCGCCAAGGCGATTCTGATCACGCCGAGCGATACCAAGGCTATCGTGCCGAGCATCAAGAAGGCGCGCGACGCCGGCTTGATGGTGATTGCGCTCGATACACCGACCGAACCGCAAGACGCAACCGACGCCCTCTTCGCCACGGACAACTTCAAGGCCGGCGTCCTGATTGGCCAATACGCGAAGTCGGCGATGGGCGGCAAGCCGGCCAAGATCGCCACGCTCGATCTGGCGCCGGGCGTGTCGGTGGGCGTGCTGCGTCATAACGGCTTCCTGCAGGGCTTCGGCATCAAGGAAGGCGATCCGTCCATCGTCTGCAGCCAGGACACGCGCGGCGATCAGTCCAAGGGACAAACGGCCATGGAAAACTGCCTGCAGAAGTCGCCGGACATCAATGTGGTCTACACGATCAACGAACCGGCCGCAGCCGGCGCGTATCGCGCGCTCAAGGCGGCAGGCAAGGATAAGGACGTGATGATCGTCTCGATCGACGGCGGTTGTGAAGGTGTGCGTAACGTCAAGGCCGGCGCCATCGCCGCGACGTCGCAGCAGTATCCGTTGAAGATGGCTTCGCTCGGCGTGGACGCAGGTGCCGAATATGCCAAGACCGGCAAGAAGGTTTCGGGCTATCACGATACCGGCGTCACGCTGATCACCGACAAGGCAATGAGCGGCGTCGACAGCAAGGACACCAAGTTTGGTCTGGCCAACTGCTGGGGTCAATAA
- a CDS encoding ABC transporter permease, with protein MSTPSAPAGGHRPLSERLPSLAEIGPLVALVLACIFFISQSNRFLSFQNLSLILQQTMVVAVIAIGQTLIVLTAGIDLSCGMVMAFGSIVMTKFAVNLGVPPILAILCGIGASALFGALNGVLITRIKLPAFIVTLGTLNIAFALTQIYSNAESVSNLPDAIMFLGNTFSVGPAQVTYGTVLTLLMYLVTWFVLRDTVPGRHLYALGNNAEAARLMGLSSQRILLTVYTLAGAIYGVAALLSVSRTGVGDPQAGQTENLDSITAVVLGGTSLFGGRGSIVGTLLGALIVGVFRNGLTLIGVSSVYQVLITGMLVILAVAADKLSHRGAR; from the coding sequence ATGTCGACCCCTTCTGCCCCGGCTGGCGGCCACCGCCCTCTCTCCGAGCGGCTGCCTTCACTCGCCGAAATCGGTCCGCTTGTCGCGCTTGTGCTCGCCTGCATTTTCTTTATCTCGCAGAGCAACCGCTTTCTGTCGTTCCAGAACCTCTCGCTGATTCTTCAGCAGACCATGGTGGTCGCCGTCATCGCGATCGGCCAGACGCTGATCGTGCTGACCGCCGGCATCGATCTTTCCTGCGGCATGGTGATGGCGTTCGGCTCCATCGTCATGACCAAGTTCGCCGTCAACCTCGGCGTGCCGCCGATCCTCGCGATTCTCTGCGGCATCGGCGCCAGCGCATTGTTCGGCGCGCTCAACGGGGTCCTGATTACGCGCATCAAACTGCCCGCGTTCATCGTCACGCTCGGCACGCTGAACATCGCCTTTGCGCTCACGCAGATCTACTCGAACGCAGAAAGCGTCTCGAACCTGCCTGATGCGATCATGTTCCTCGGCAACACGTTCAGCGTCGGTCCGGCTCAGGTGACCTACGGCACCGTGCTGACGCTGCTGATGTATCTCGTCACCTGGTTCGTGTTGCGCGACACCGTGCCCGGCCGGCACCTGTACGCACTCGGCAACAACGCCGAAGCCGCGCGCCTGATGGGCCTCTCGTCGCAACGCATCCTGCTCACCGTCTACACACTGGCCGGCGCGATCTACGGCGTTGCCGCGCTGTTGTCGGTTTCGCGGACCGGTGTGGGCGATCCGCAAGCGGGTCAAACCGAAAACCTCGACAGCATCACTGCGGTCGTGCTCGGCGGCACCAGTCTGTTCGGCGGACGCGGCTCGATTGTCGGCACCCTGCTCGGCGCGCTGATTGTCGGCGTGTTTCGCAATGGCCTGACCTTGATCGGCGTGTCGTCGGTCTATCAGGTGTTGATCACCGGCATGCTGGTGATTCTCGCCGTCGCCGCCGACAAGCTGTCCCATCGCGGCGCTCGATGA
- a CDS encoding ATP-binding cassette domain-containing protein yields the protein MSTPQTASQTPVLQARGIVKRYGQVTALDGCDFEVMPGEIMAVIGDNGAGKSSLIKALSGATVPDEGEILLDGKPVKFRSPLDARAQGIETVYQDLAVAPAMSIAENLFLARELVKPGWRGSIFKMIDKRRMLEEATAHMKGLQIGIRSMRQAVETLSGGQRQGVAVARSAAFARHVVILDEPTAALGVKEGNMVLELIRRVRDRGLPVILISHNMPHVFEIADRIHIQRLGRRAALVNKKDIHMSDAVAIMTGAKEADVKAIA from the coding sequence ATGTCTACACCCCAAACTGCTTCCCAAACGCCGGTTCTGCAGGCGCGTGGAATCGTCAAGCGCTATGGCCAGGTTACGGCCCTCGACGGCTGCGACTTTGAAGTGATGCCCGGCGAAATCATGGCCGTGATCGGCGATAACGGCGCGGGCAAATCGTCGCTGATCAAGGCGCTCTCGGGCGCGACCGTGCCGGATGAAGGCGAGATTCTGCTCGACGGCAAGCCGGTTAAATTTCGCAGTCCGCTCGATGCACGTGCCCAGGGCATCGAAACCGTGTATCAGGATCTCGCGGTGGCGCCGGCCATGAGCATCGCCGAAAACCTGTTCCTCGCGCGCGAACTCGTCAAGCCCGGCTGGCGCGGCTCGATCTTCAAGATGATCGACAAGCGCCGCATGCTCGAAGAGGCCACCGCACACATGAAGGGCTTGCAGATCGGCATCCGTTCGATGCGTCAGGCGGTAGAGACGCTCTCGGGCGGCCAGCGCCAGGGCGTCGCGGTAGCGCGTAGCGCAGCGTTTGCCCGGCACGTGGTGATTCTCGACGAGCCGACCGCGGCACTGGGCGTCAAGGAAGGCAACATGGTGCTCGAACTGATCCGGCGCGTGCGCGACCGCGGGTTGCCGGTGATCCTGATCAGCCACAACATGCCACACGTGTTCGAGATTGCCGATCGTATCCATATCCAGCGGCTAGGCCGGCGCGCGGCGCTCGTCAACAAGAAGGACATTCATATGTCCGACGCGGTCGCCATCATGACCGGCGCGAAGGAAGCGGACGTCAAGGCAATCGCATGA
- a CDS encoding ROK family transcriptional regulator, producing the protein MDTTGTRSPLKRTVGSNQVGMRQFNERIVLQAIRLHGPLAKADVGRLTRLSMQTVSMIVDRLIDDGLLARQPRVRGRIGQPSVPIALRPEGAYTIGIKVGRRSLDVLAMDFVGHVCSRDVLEYAYPDPRVLFPALETKLARLNETLGERTRQVVGVGVAAPLWLGGWRDFLGAPPDALDAWHDIDIRARIAAMTGLPVEFAKDTTAACAAELVMGQGRGIHNFLYLFVGTFIGGGMVIDGRLHSGPHDNAGAVGSIPVAGSGGGTGEVGAKQPTRQLLHAASGFVLEQLLSDAGAPAAAAHDHRALSPEWWRVTEQWLDTACPAIAGALINATALLDLEAVVIDGELDRQLVREIIRRTERVLDGFVWEGMVRPQLLEGTIGADARAMGGAILPLYAHFAPVHELFLKPATEAGY; encoded by the coding sequence ATGGATACCACCGGCACCCGCTCGCCGCTCAAGCGCACGGTCGGCTCGAATCAGGTCGGCATGCGGCAATTCAACGAGCGGATCGTGCTGCAGGCGATCCGCCTGCATGGCCCGCTCGCGAAAGCCGACGTGGGCCGTCTGACGCGTCTTTCGATGCAGACGGTTTCGATGATCGTCGACCGTCTGATCGACGACGGCCTGCTCGCGCGGCAGCCGCGCGTGCGCGGGCGCATCGGACAGCCGTCGGTGCCGATTGCGTTGCGTCCCGAAGGCGCCTACACGATCGGCATCAAGGTCGGGCGCCGCAGTCTGGATGTGCTGGCGATGGACTTCGTCGGGCACGTCTGCAGCCGCGATGTGCTCGAGTACGCGTATCCCGATCCGCGGGTGCTGTTTCCGGCGCTCGAAACCAAGCTCGCGCGGCTGAACGAAACGCTCGGCGAGCGGACGAGGCAAGTGGTTGGGGTAGGCGTGGCTGCGCCTTTGTGGCTCGGCGGCTGGCGCGATTTTCTGGGCGCGCCGCCGGATGCGCTCGATGCGTGGCACGACATCGATATCCGCGCGCGTATCGCGGCGATGACCGGCTTGCCGGTCGAATTCGCCAAGGACACCACTGCCGCTTGCGCCGCCGAACTGGTGATGGGTCAGGGACGCGGCATCCATAACTTTCTCTATTTGTTTGTCGGCACGTTCATTGGCGGCGGGATGGTGATCGACGGACGGCTCCACAGCGGTCCGCACGATAACGCAGGGGCCGTTGGTTCGATTCCCGTCGCGGGCAGTGGCGGCGGTACCGGCGAAGTCGGGGCGAAGCAACCGACGCGTCAATTGCTGCACGCCGCATCCGGCTTTGTGCTCGAACAACTATTGAGTGATGCCGGAGCGCCAGCCGCTGCCGCACACGATCATCGGGCCCTGTCGCCGGAATGGTGGCGTGTGACCGAACAATGGCTCGATACGGCTTGTCCGGCGATTGCCGGCGCGCTGATCAATGCGACTGCGCTGCTCGACCTCGAAGCGGTGGTGATCGACGGCGAATTGGACCGTCAACTGGTGCGAGAAATCATCCGCCGTACCGAGCGCGTTCTGGATGGTTTCGTCTGGGAGGGCATGGTGCGGCCGCAATTGCTGGAGGGCACCATTGGCGCGGACGCGCGTGCGATGGGCGGCGCGATCCTGCCGCTCTACGCGCACTTTGCCCCAGTGCATGAGCTGTTTCTTAAGCCGGCGACGGAAGCGGGATATTAA